A single Curtobacterium sp. MCJR17_020 DNA region contains:
- a CDS encoding carbohydrate ABC transporter permease: protein MVANTIAVVFCLVWVFPIYWMVNTAFKPADEVTTMTPIWAPLHPTLDNFTRALTQEGFLVYLRNSTIVVVAAVLLSIVVGFLASAALSRFRFRGRRAILVGILFVQMIPSGALLIPLFLSFQTLGLLNSYVGLILAYVASVLPFSIWVMRGFFVAVPVEIEEAAKVDGAGTFRILWSVLFPLVMPGVIATSVFAFIAAWNDYLIAYVMLKDQGMYTLPVWLAGFSTNKGTDFGGLMAASVLFSIPVVVFFLIVQRRLVSGMTAGAVKG from the coding sequence GTGGTCGCGAACACCATCGCGGTGGTGTTCTGCTTGGTGTGGGTGTTCCCGATCTACTGGATGGTGAACACCGCGTTCAAGCCGGCGGACGAGGTCACCACCATGACCCCGATCTGGGCGCCGCTGCACCCCACGCTCGACAACTTCACGCGCGCGCTCACACAAGAGGGCTTCCTGGTCTACCTGCGGAACTCGACCATCGTCGTGGTGGCCGCCGTGCTGCTGTCGATCGTGGTCGGCTTCCTGGCCTCGGCGGCGCTGTCGCGCTTCCGGTTCCGCGGGCGGCGGGCGATCCTGGTCGGCATCTTGTTCGTGCAGATGATCCCGTCGGGTGCGCTGCTCATCCCGCTGTTCCTGTCGTTCCAGACCCTCGGTCTGCTCAACAGCTACGTCGGGCTGATCCTGGCGTACGTCGCGAGCGTGCTGCCGTTCTCGATCTGGGTGATGCGGGGGTTCTTCGTGGCCGTACCCGTCGAGATCGAGGAGGCCGCGAAGGTCGACGGGGCCGGCACGTTCCGGATCCTGTGGAGCGTGCTGTTCCCGCTCGTGATGCCGGGGGTCATCGCCACGAGCGTGTTCGCGTTCATCGCCGCGTGGAACGACTACCTGATCGCGTACGTGATGCTCAAGGACCAGGGGATGTACACGCTGCCGGTCTGGTTGGCCGGGTTCTCGACGAACAAGGGCACGGACTTCGGTGGGTTGATGGCGGCGAGTGTGCTGTTCTCGATCCCCGTGGTCGTCTTCTTCCTGATCGTGCAGCGCCGGCTGGTCAGCGGGATGACGGCAGGGGCTGTGAAGGGCTGA
- a CDS encoding DeoR/GlpR family DNA-binding transcription regulator codes for MYATERHDAIAAALQDAGRVSVADLAEHFDVTTETVRRDLDALESAGVLRRVHGGAVPIGRSSVVELSVAEREGQHGSAKSEIARAAMRLVPSTFTGSIAIDAGTTCAAVAAELARWEPATAGATLTVITNSVPIAATLQHSEHVELHLLGGRVRGVTSAAVGTATVEQISALRPDIAFVGTNGLSAGFGLSTPDEYEAAVKGAYVLAARRAVVLADAAKHGVEALMRFARLDEIDTVVTDQEPPADLAGALTDADVEVVVA; via the coding sequence ATGTACGCAACCGAGCGGCACGACGCGATCGCAGCAGCGCTGCAGGACGCCGGCCGGGTCTCCGTCGCCGATCTGGCCGAGCACTTCGACGTCACCACCGAGACCGTGCGCCGTGACCTCGACGCCCTCGAGTCCGCCGGGGTCCTGCGCCGCGTGCACGGGGGAGCGGTGCCGATCGGCCGCTCGAGCGTCGTCGAACTCTCCGTCGCCGAGCGCGAGGGACAGCACGGCTCCGCGAAGTCCGAGATCGCCCGCGCTGCGATGCGCCTGGTGCCGTCGACGTTCACCGGGTCGATCGCGATCGACGCCGGCACCACCTGCGCCGCCGTCGCCGCCGAACTCGCACGGTGGGAGCCCGCCACCGCCGGCGCGACCCTCACGGTCATCACGAACTCCGTGCCGATCGCCGCGACCCTGCAGCACAGCGAGCACGTCGAGCTGCACCTGCTCGGTGGCCGGGTGCGCGGGGTCACGAGCGCCGCGGTCGGCACCGCCACCGTCGAGCAGATCAGCGCCCTGCGGCCGGACATCGCGTTCGTCGGCACGAACGGCCTGTCCGCCGGCTTCGGCTTGAGCACCCCGGACGAGTACGAGGCCGCAGTCAAGGGCGCCTACGTCCTCGCTGCCCGTCGTGCCGTCGTGCTCGCCGACGCCGCGAAGCACGGGGTCGAGGCCCTGATGCGCTTCGCCCGGCTCGACGAGATCGACACCGTGGTCACCGACCAGGAGCCGCCGGCCGACCTCGCTGGCGCCCTGACCGACGCCGACGTCGAGGTCGTCGTCGCATGA
- a CDS encoding hexose kinase yields the protein MSRRIVTVTPNPSLDRTIELSGELQRGAVQRATRSTAEPGGKGVNVSRVVVASGGETIAVLPGDELDPVLLGLATRGIPTAALPIGAPLRSNVTVTEPTGTTTKLNEPGPSLAGRLDDLADLVADTAAATATGPAARWVVFAGSLPPGLPDDALAVLVRAVRARHGEDVRIAVDSSGVPFTALLQSGERIDLVKPNAEELAEVVGGDPDTYEQDLDAAVAAAERLRDRNVGSVLLTLGSAGAVLVSDEGAFAAAAPRIVARSTVGAGDSSLAGYLLAEVAGASPEQRLAQAVATGAAAAALPGSDVPALDHTDPTAISVRVLTTHPAPEPA from the coding sequence ATGAGCCGCCGCATCGTCACCGTCACGCCGAACCCGAGCCTCGACCGCACCATCGAGCTCTCCGGCGAACTGCAGCGCGGCGCCGTCCAGCGCGCCACCCGCTCCACCGCGGAGCCCGGCGGCAAGGGCGTCAACGTGTCCCGCGTCGTGGTCGCGAGCGGTGGGGAAACCATCGCCGTGCTGCCCGGCGACGAGCTCGACCCCGTGCTGCTCGGGCTCGCCACGCGCGGCATCCCCACCGCCGCCCTGCCGATCGGTGCGCCGCTCCGCTCGAACGTCACCGTGACCGAGCCGACCGGCACCACCACGAAGCTCAACGAGCCCGGTCCCTCGCTCGCGGGTCGGCTGGACGACCTGGCCGACCTGGTCGCCGACACGGCCGCGGCGACCGCCACCGGACCCGCCGCCCGCTGGGTGGTCTTCGCCGGATCGCTCCCGCCAGGCCTGCCCGACGACGCGCTCGCCGTGCTCGTGCGTGCCGTCCGTGCGCGCCACGGTGAGGACGTCCGGATCGCGGTCGACTCGTCCGGCGTCCCGTTCACCGCCCTGCTGCAGTCCGGCGAGCGGATCGACCTGGTCAAGCCGAACGCCGAGGAGCTCGCCGAGGTCGTCGGCGGCGACCCCGACACCTACGAGCAGGACCTCGACGCCGCCGTGGCCGCCGCAGAGCGCTTGCGCGACCGGAACGTCGGCTCGGTCCTGCTGACCCTCGGCAGTGCCGGCGCCGTGCTGGTGTCCGACGAGGGTGCCTTCGCCGCCGCAGCACCGCGGATCGTCGCCCGCTCCACCGTCGGCGCGGGGGACTCCTCGCTCGCGGGCTACCTGCTCGCCGAGGTGGCCGGAGCGTCGCCCGAGCAGCGCCTCGCCCAGGCCGTCGCGACCGGAGCCGCCGCCGCAGCCCTGCCCGGCAGCGACGTGCCCGCCCTCGACCACACCGACCCGACGGCGATCTCGGTCCGGGTGCTCACCACGCACCCGGCACCCGAGCCCGCCTGA